Proteins encoded in a region of the Bartonella taylorii genome:
- a CDS encoding amino acid ABC transporter permease, whose protein sequence is MINFITSQFGFSSPFNFSDFDFSFFTFDVFCSYILSGLLFSIFLTLFATVFGLIFGTLLAMMRLSSIKLLSWLAIIYITAMRSIPLVMVILWFFVLLPFLTGTSIGANKSALITFTAFETAYFAEIMRAGINSISQGQKQAGQALGMTYWQNMYVVILPQAFRDMLPVFLTQVIILFQDTTLVYAISGNSLLNGFDIVANNFGVKQEAYVLAAIFYFVICFTLSQIVLYLQKKISIIR, encoded by the coding sequence ATGATAAATTTTATAACCTCTCAGTTTGGATTTTCTTCTCCTTTCAATTTTTCAGATTTTGATTTTTCATTTTTTACTTTTGATGTATTCTGTTCTTACATCTTATCAGGTTTGCTCTTTAGTATTTTTCTAACCCTTTTTGCGACTGTATTTGGACTTATTTTCGGTACGCTTTTAGCAATGATGCGGCTTTCTTCTATAAAACTACTCTCTTGGCTTGCAATAATTTATATAACTGCCATGCGTTCAATACCGCTTGTTATGGTTATCTTATGGTTTTTTGTCCTTTTACCTTTCCTAACTGGAACATCAATTGGTGCAAATAAATCAGCACTCATTACCTTTACTGCATTTGAAACCGCTTATTTTGCCGAGATTATGCGTGCCGGCATAAATTCTATTTCGCAAGGACAAAAACAGGCAGGGCAAGCTCTCGGAATGACATATTGGCAAAATATGTATGTTGTAATTCTGCCTCAAGCTTTTAGAGATATGCTTCCAGTATTTTTAACACAAGTCATTATCCTCTTTCAGGATACAACGCTTGTTTACGCAATCAGTGGGAATAGCCTTTTGAATGGTTTTGATATTGTTGCTAATAATTTTGGTGTGAAGCAAGAAGCTTATGTCTTGGCAGCTATTTTTTATTTTGTTATCTGTTTCACACTATCGCAAATAGTTCTGTATCTACAGAAAAAAATATCCATTATTCGCTAA
- a CDS encoding amino acid ABC transporter permease has product MDFSFLCTDDLNQALVAGCLGTPGVSHTYLDTLLDGLKNTVILSVSSLILAVLLGIIIGTMRTLPNTSMIRCLLRAIGSMWVEIMRNIPLLVQVFLWYFVVPKVYPPAMNFSPILLITCALGFFTSARIAEQVRSGIEAIPSGQRHAAMAMGFTTYQVYRYIILPRAMRTIMPPLTSEAMGIVKNSSIAFAVSINELMQFQYQTIEEVSHVYENYLIVTILYIFIALFVFIIMTIIEQMLKVPNSQTEEH; this is encoded by the coding sequence ATGGACTTTTCTTTCCTTTGTACAGATGATCTGAACCAAGCACTTGTGGCGGGATGTCTTGGCACTCCTGGTGTAAGTCATACCTATCTAGATACACTGCTTGATGGCTTAAAAAATACAGTTATATTATCGGTCTCTTCACTAATCTTAGCGGTACTTTTAGGCATCATTATAGGAACAATGCGCACTCTACCTAATACTTCCATGATCCGCTGCTTATTACGTGCTATTGGAAGTATGTGGGTAGAGATCATGCGTAACATTCCTTTGCTTGTACAAGTATTTTTATGGTATTTTGTTGTACCTAAAGTTTATCCACCAGCGATGAACTTTTCACCCATTCTCTTAATAACATGTGCCTTGGGATTCTTCACATCCGCCCGTATCGCAGAACAGGTCCGCTCAGGCATTGAAGCGATTCCTTCTGGACAGCGCCACGCAGCTATGGCAATGGGATTTACGACTTACCAAGTTTATCGTTATATCATATTACCGCGCGCTATGCGCACAATCATGCCACCGCTTACTTCAGAAGCAATGGGCATTGTGAAAAATTCGTCTATTGCATTCGCCGTTTCAATAAATGAACTGATGCAATTCCAATACCAAACAATCGAAGAAGTAAGTCATGTTTATGAAAACTATCTCATAGTCACAATTCTTTATATTTTTATAGCCTTATTCGTATTTATTATTATGACAATAATTGAGCAAATGCTCAAAGTTCCTAATTCTCAAACAGAGGAACACTAA
- a CDS encoding transporter substrate-binding domain-containing protein, whose translation MRKSLLMFIAATAIGLTSVAHAGNDTLEKIKKTGEITLGVRESSGLAYALGNDKYVGFHTEMAERIIDDISKKIGKPIKIHYLPITSQNRIPLLKNSTYDFECGSTTNNVARSKEATFAYTTYVEEVRIAVKKNSNIKSLADLNGKTVATTTGTTSVQLIRKNKRAKNIHFNVVKGKDHGDSFLLLESGRADAFVMDASILAGHITKSKNPSDYIILDTVLSVEPIACMLRLNDKNFEQAINDSIVRQIKDESLEKLYDKWFMKPTPPANAIVNLPLSKSTRYAWEHPNNKPREDYTENNL comes from the coding sequence ATGAGAAAATCACTGTTAATGTTTATTGCAGCAACTGCCATTGGGCTCACAAGTGTCGCACATGCTGGAAATGATACCCTTGAAAAAATAAAGAAGACAGGAGAGATCACGCTGGGTGTCCGTGAATCATCAGGTCTAGCCTATGCCCTTGGTAATGACAAATATGTAGGTTTCCACACAGAAATGGCAGAGCGTATTATCGACGATATTTCAAAAAAAATTGGCAAACCAATCAAAATTCATTATCTCCCTATCACATCACAAAATAGAATTCCCCTCTTGAAAAATAGTACCTATGATTTTGAATGTGGCTCAACAACAAATAATGTTGCTCGTAGTAAAGAAGCCACATTTGCTTATACCACTTATGTCGAAGAAGTTCGAATTGCTGTAAAGAAAAACTCTAACATTAAATCTCTTGCTGATTTAAATGGAAAAACAGTCGCGACTACCACTGGTACAACGTCTGTTCAGCTTATCCGTAAAAATAAACGTGCAAAAAATATTCACTTTAATGTTGTGAAAGGAAAAGATCACGGAGATAGCTTCTTATTATTAGAATCTGGTCGTGCAGATGCATTTGTTATGGATGCTTCAATTCTTGCGGGACATATTACAAAATCGAAAAATCCATCTGATTATATCATCCTAGATACTGTACTTTCAGTTGAACCTATCGCCTGCATGCTCAGATTAAATGACAAAAACTTCGAACAAGCAATTAATGATAGCATCGTGCGTCAAATCAAAGACGAATCACTTGAAAAACTTTATGATAAATGGTTTATGAAACCAACTCCGCCTGCAAACGCTATTGTCAACCTTCCTTTATCTAAATCAACAAGATATGCTTGGGAACATCCAAATAATAAACCTCGCGAAGACTATACAGAGAATAATTTGTAG
- the xth gene encoding exodeoxyribonuclease III — MKIVTWNIAGIKARHETLYQWLKHNQPDIVCLQEIKSTDENFPRDAIERLGYHIETHGQKSFNGVAILSKKTPDEVIRRLPGNDNDEQTRYIEAVYSTNKGIVRVASLYLPNGNPIKSEKYPYKMEWMERLYVHAKKLLAYEEPLVLAGDYNVIPTPLDAKNPQEWSHDALFLLQTRQAFQRIIHLGFYDAIRNVTDTSSFSFWDFQAAAWHKNNGIRIDHLLLSPEAIDQLICAYSQTEVRGYQKPSDHVPVWIHLNFS; from the coding sequence ATGAAAATAGTAACGTGGAATATTGCCGGAATAAAAGCACGACATGAAACATTATATCAATGGCTAAAACACAATCAGCCGGATATCGTCTGTCTACAAGAAATTAAAAGTACCGATGAGAATTTTCCACGCGATGCAATTGAAAGACTAGGTTATCACATAGAGACACACGGACAAAAAAGTTTTAATGGCGTTGCGATTCTCTCTAAAAAAACACCTGATGAAGTGATCCGTCGATTACCTGGCAATGATAATGATGAACAAACACGTTACATTGAAGCCGTTTATTCAACAAATAAAGGCATTGTTCGTGTTGCATCCCTCTATCTGCCAAATGGAAACCCTATCAAAAGCGAGAAATATCCTTATAAAATGGAATGGATGGAAAGATTGTATGTACATGCAAAAAAATTACTTGCGTATGAAGAACCCCTTGTCCTAGCCGGTGATTACAACGTCATTCCTACCCCATTAGATGCAAAAAATCCTCAAGAATGGAGTCATGACGCTTTATTTCTTCTACAAACAAGACAAGCATTCCAACGCATTATTCATTTAGGTTTTTATGATGCCATTCGTAATGTAACAGATACCTCCTCATTCAGTTTCTGGGATTTTCAAGCTGCTGCATGGCACAAAAATAACGGAATTCGCATTGATCATTTGCTCTTATCACCAGAAGCTATTGATCAACTTATCTGCGCTTATAGCCAAACAGAAGTAAGAGGATATCAAAAACCATCAGACCATGTACCCGTTTGGATTCACCTTAATTTCAGTTAG
- the rpsL gene encoding 30S ribosomal protein S12, with product MPTVNQLIRKPRVAPVKRNKVPALQSNPQKRGVCTRVYTTTPKKPNSALRKVAKVRLTNGFEVIGYIPGEGHNLQEHSVVMIRGGRVKDLPGVRYHIIRGLLDTQGVKNRKQRRSKYGAKRPK from the coding sequence ATGCCTACCGTAAACCAGTTGATTCGCAAACCGCGTGTGGCGCCAGTTAAGCGCAATAAGGTTCCTGCTCTTCAGTCGAATCCGCAGAAACGTGGGGTTTGTACTCGTGTCTATACAACGACACCGAAGAAGCCAAATTCTGCACTTCGTAAAGTTGCTAAAGTCCGTTTGACAAATGGATTTGAGGTGATCGGTTATATTCCTGGAGAAGGGCATAATCTTCAAGAGCACTCTGTTGTTATGATTCGGGGTGGTCGTGTAAAAGATTTGCCAGGGGTTCGTTATCACATTATTCGTGGTTTGCTTGATACGCAGGGTGTCAAGAATCGTAAACAGCGTCGTTCTAAGTATGGCGCGAAGCGTCCAAAATAA
- the rpsG gene encoding 30S ribosomal protein S7, protein MSRRHRAEKREINPDPKFGDLVVTKFMNAIMFDGKKSVAERIVYGALEVVEKKVKTDPVALFHQALENVAPHIEVRSRRVGGATYQVPIDVRPDRRQALAIRWLISAARGRNETTMIDRLSGELMDAANNRGSAVKKREDVHRMAEANRAFSHYRW, encoded by the coding sequence ATGTCCCGTCGCCATAGAGCAGAAAAGCGTGAAATTAATCCAGATCCAAAATTTGGTGATTTGGTTGTTACAAAATTTATGAATGCCATTATGTTTGATGGTAAAAAGTCAGTTGCTGAGCGTATTGTTTATGGTGCGCTTGAGGTTGTGGAAAAGAAGGTAAAAACAGATCCCGTGGCTCTGTTTCATCAGGCGTTGGAGAATGTTGCTCCTCATATTGAGGTTCGTTCGCGTCGCGTTGGTGGTGCTACTTATCAGGTTCCTATTGATGTTCGTCCTGATCGACGTCAGGCTCTTGCTATTCGTTGGTTGATTTCAGCGGCGCGTGGTCGAAATGAGACGACAATGATTGATCGTCTTTCTGGCGAGCTGATGGATGCGGCGAATAATCGCGGTTCTGCGGTCAAGAAACGTGAGGATGTTCATCGTATGGCTGAAGCTAATCGTGCATTCTCTCACTATCGTTGGTAG
- the fusA gene encoding elongation factor G — MAREYKIEDYRNFGIMAHIDAGKTTMTERILFYTGKNHKIGETHDGTSTMDWMEQEQERGITITSAATTTFWEGRDGRKRRFNIIDTPGHVDFTIEVERSLRVLDGAIALLDANAGVEPQTETVWRQAEKYRVPRMVFVNKMDKIGADFYRSVEMVGSRLGAKALVLQLPIGAENDFEGVVDLVEMKALKWDGSIGAPAVVVDIPSDLKEKAEEYREKLIEMAVEVDEAATEAYLEGVMPTDEQLVALIRKGTIEVQFHPVLCGTAFKNKGVQPLLDAVVSYLPSPVDVPAISGVDVKTESEATRESSDDAPLSMLAFKIMNDPFVGSLTFCRIYSGKVQKGVSLENTVKRKKERLGRMLQMHSNSREDIEEAFAGDIVALAGLKETTTGDTLCDPLKPIILERMDFPEPVIEIAIEPKTKADQEKMGIALNRLAAEDPSFRVKSDEESGQTIIAGMGELHLDIIVDRMRREFKVEANIGQPQVAYRESITKTAEIDYTHKKQSGGAGQFARVKIIFEPHDGDDFIFESKVVGGAVPKEYIPGVQKGIESVMGSGPLAGFPMLGVKATLIDGGYHDVDSSVLAFEIAARAAFRDGAKKAGAQLLEPIMKVEVVTPEDYVGDVIGDLNSRRGQISGTEARGIATVVNAMVPLANMFGYVNTLRSMSQGRAQYTMQFDHYEPVPSAVALEIQKKYA, encoded by the coding sequence ATGGCTCGCGAATATAAAATTGAAGATTATCGTAATTTTGGTATTATGGCACATATTGATGCTGGTAAGACCACTATGACTGAGCGTATTTTGTTTTATACCGGCAAAAATCATAAAATCGGTGAAACCCACGATGGTACTTCTACGATGGATTGGATGGAGCAGGAGCAGGAGCGTGGTATTACGATTACATCTGCTGCGACAACAACCTTTTGGGAAGGGCGGGATGGTCGGAAGCGGCGCTTTAATATTATTGATACGCCAGGGCACGTTGATTTTACGATTGAAGTTGAGCGTTCTTTGCGTGTTCTTGATGGTGCAATAGCGTTGTTGGATGCGAATGCTGGTGTGGAGCCTCAGACAGAAACTGTTTGGAGGCAGGCTGAAAAATATCGTGTGCCGCGCATGGTCTTCGTTAATAAAATGGATAAAATAGGTGCTGATTTTTATCGTAGTGTAGAAATGGTTGGTTCGCGTTTGGGGGCTAAAGCGCTTGTTTTGCAATTGCCAATTGGTGCTGAAAATGATTTTGAAGGTGTCGTTGATCTTGTTGAGATGAAGGCATTAAAGTGGGATGGTTCTATTGGTGCTCCGGCTGTAGTGGTTGATATTCCTTCTGATTTGAAGGAGAAGGCGGAAGAATACCGCGAAAAACTCATTGAAATGGCGGTTGAAGTTGATGAGGCCGCGACCGAGGCTTATTTGGAAGGTGTTATGCCAACCGATGAACAGCTTGTTGCTCTTATTCGTAAAGGGACAATAGAGGTTCAGTTTCATCCGGTTCTTTGTGGTACGGCTTTTAAGAACAAGGGTGTTCAACCGCTCTTGGATGCTGTTGTGTCATATCTTCCTTCTCCGGTTGATGTCCCTGCAATTAGTGGCGTTGATGTGAAAACTGAATCTGAGGCGACGCGTGAATCTTCAGATGACGCTCCTCTTTCCATGCTTGCTTTTAAAATTATGAATGATCCTTTTGTTGGATCATTAACTTTTTGTCGTATTTATTCTGGTAAGGTTCAAAAAGGTGTTTCTCTCGAAAATACTGTGAAGAGAAAGAAGGAGCGCTTGGGGCGTATGCTTCAAATGCACTCAAATTCTCGTGAGGACATTGAGGAAGCGTTCGCTGGTGATATTGTTGCTCTCGCGGGGCTTAAAGAAACAACAACAGGTGATACTCTTTGTGATCCTTTGAAGCCTATTATTTTGGAACGGATGGATTTTCCAGAGCCTGTTATTGAAATTGCAATTGAGCCAAAAACGAAAGCAGATCAGGAAAAAATGGGTATAGCGCTTAATCGTTTGGCTGCTGAGGACCCTTCGTTTCGTGTGAAGTCTGATGAAGAATCGGGGCAAACCATTATAGCTGGAATGGGAGAGCTTCATCTTGATATTATTGTTGATCGTATGAGGCGTGAATTTAAGGTTGAGGCAAACATTGGCCAGCCTCAGGTTGCTTATCGTGAGTCTATTACCAAGACGGCAGAAATTGATTATACACATAAGAAGCAATCTGGTGGTGCGGGACAATTTGCGCGTGTAAAGATTATTTTTGAGCCTCATGATGGTGATGATTTTATTTTTGAGTCGAAAGTTGTTGGTGGTGCTGTTCCTAAAGAATATATTCCTGGTGTTCAAAAGGGAATTGAGAGCGTTATGGGGTCGGGGCCTCTTGCAGGCTTCCCTATGCTTGGTGTAAAAGCTACTTTGATCGATGGTGGTTATCACGATGTTGATTCTTCTGTTTTAGCTTTCGAAATTGCTGCTCGTGCGGCTTTCCGTGATGGAGCAAAGAAGGCTGGTGCCCAACTTCTTGAGCCAATCATGAAAGTAGAGGTTGTGACTCCGGAAGATTATGTTGGTGATGTCATTGGTGATCTAAATTCTCGTCGTGGTCAGATTTCAGGAACTGAGGCGCGTGGTATTGCTACAGTTGTGAATGCAATGGTCCCTTTGGCAAATATGTTTGGTTATGTGAATACTCTTCGTTCGATGAGTCAGGGGCGTGCACAGTATACAATGCAGTTTGATCATTACGAGCCTGTCCCTTCGGCGGTTGCTTTGGAGATTCAAAAGAAATACGCGTGA
- the tuf gene encoding elongation factor Tu encodes MAKSKFERTKPHVNIGTIGHVDHGKTSLTAAITKYFGEFKAYDQIDAAPEERARGITISTAHVEYETEKRHYAHVDCPGHADYVKNMITGAAQMDGAILVVSAADGPMPQTREHILLARQVGVPAIVVFLNKVDQVDDAELLELVELEVRELLSKYDFPGDDIPIVKGSALAALEDKDKSIGEDAVRLLMSEVDNYIPTPERPVDQPFLMPIEDVFSISGRGTVVTGRVERGVIKVGEEIEIIGIRPTSKTTVTGVEMFRKLLDQGQAGDNIGALLRGVDREGIERGQVLAKPGSVTPHTRFKAEAYILTKDEGGRHTPFFTNYRPQFYFRTTDVTGIVTLPEGTEMVMPGDNVAMDVSLIVPIAMEEKLRFAIREGGRTVGAGIVSKIIE; translated from the coding sequence ATGGCAAAGAGCAAATTTGAACGTACGAAGCCGCATGTTAACATTGGTACGATTGGTCACGTTGATCATGGGAAGACCTCATTAACAGCAGCGATTACGAAATATTTTGGTGAATTTAAAGCGTATGACCAAATTGATGCGGCACCAGAAGAGCGTGCACGTGGAATTACCATTTCTACAGCGCATGTTGAATATGAAACAGAGAAACGGCACTATGCGCATGTTGATTGCCCTGGTCACGCGGACTATGTGAAAAACATGATCACGGGAGCAGCGCAGATGGATGGAGCGATTTTGGTTGTTTCAGCTGCTGATGGTCCGATGCCTCAAACACGTGAACATATTTTGCTAGCACGTCAGGTTGGTGTCCCAGCAATTGTTGTTTTTCTCAATAAGGTTGATCAGGTTGATGATGCTGAACTTTTGGAGCTTGTTGAGCTTGAAGTGCGTGAGCTTTTATCAAAATATGATTTCCCAGGAGATGATATACCAATCGTTAAAGGTTCGGCACTGGCCGCACTTGAAGATAAAGATAAAAGCATTGGTGAAGATGCGGTTCGTCTTCTGATGAGTGAAGTTGATAATTATATACCAACGCCTGAGCGTCCAGTTGATCAGCCATTTTTGATGCCGATTGAAGATGTTTTTTCGATTTCAGGACGTGGGACAGTTGTTACTGGTCGTGTTGAGCGCGGTGTCATTAAAGTTGGTGAGGAAATCGAGATTATAGGTATTCGTCCGACATCTAAGACGACGGTTACAGGTGTTGAAATGTTCCGCAAGCTTTTGGATCAGGGGCAAGCTGGTGACAATATTGGTGCGTTGCTTCGTGGGGTTGATCGAGAAGGAATTGAACGTGGACAAGTTTTGGCGAAGCCTGGTTCAGTTACACCTCATACACGCTTTAAGGCAGAGGCTTATATTTTAACGAAAGATGAAGGTGGTCGTCATACTCCATTTTTCACGAATTATCGTCCTCAATTTTACTTCCGTACAACGGATGTGACGGGGATTGTTACGCTTCCAGAAGGAACAGAGATGGTTATGCCTGGTGATAATGTTGCGATGGATGTTTCTTTGATTGTTCCAATTGCCATGGAAGAGAAACTTCGTTTTGCTATTCGTGAGGGCGGTCGTACTGTTGGTGCAGGAATCGTTTCTAAGATCATTGAATAA
- the rpsJ gene encoding 30S ribosomal protein S10 → MNSQNIRIRLKAFDHRILDASTREIVSTAKRTGANVRGPIPLPTRIEKFTVNRGPHIDKKSREQFEMRTHKRLLDIVDPTPQTVDALMKLDLSAGVDVEIKL, encoded by the coding sequence ATGAACAGTCAGAATATCCGCATTCGCTTGAAAGCGTTTGATCACAGAATTCTTGATGCATCGACACGTGAGATTGTGTCGACTGCCAAGCGTACTGGAGCAAATGTCCGTGGTCCTATTCCGCTTCCAACGCGGATTGAGAAGTTTACGGTCAATCGCGGGCCACACATCGATAAGAAGAGCCGTGAGCAGTTTGAAATGCGTACACATAAGCGTCTTCTTGATATTGTTGATCCAACGCCGCAAACAGTGGATGCGCTTATGAAGCTTGATCTTTCTGCTGGTGTGGATGTAGAGATTAAGCTCTGA
- the rplC gene encoding 50S ribosomal protein L3, with protein MRSGVIAQKLGMTRIYNEAGEHVPVTVLRLENCQVVAQRTVEKNGYTAVQLGVGFAKVKNTSRALRGHFAKASVEPKAKIAEFRVSPDNLLDIGTEITVEHFVPGQRVDVTGTSIGKGFAGVMKRHNFGGHRASHGNSITHRAHGSTGQCQDPGKVFKGKKMAGHMGQVRVTTQNIEVVSTDVERGLILVRGAVSGSKGSWILVRDAVKKPLPDNVPKPAGIRCIVKEKTEMVAPVVMEASEVVGAE; from the coding sequence ATGCGTTCAGGTGTAATAGCACAGAAGCTGGGCATGACCCGTATTTATAATGAAGCTGGTGAGCATGTGCCGGTAACAGTACTTCGTTTGGAGAACTGTCAAGTCGTTGCTCAGCGTACAGTTGAAAAGAATGGTTATACTGCTGTTCAATTAGGTGTAGGCTTTGCTAAGGTTAAGAATACTTCGCGAGCTCTTCGTGGACATTTTGCTAAGGCTTCCGTTGAGCCAAAAGCTAAGATAGCGGAATTTCGTGTGAGTCCCGATAATCTTCTTGATATCGGTACTGAAATTACAGTGGAACATTTTGTTCCGGGGCAAAGAGTTGATGTAACAGGTACAAGTATCGGTAAAGGTTTTGCTGGTGTTATGAAACGGCATAACTTTGGCGGGCATCGTGCTTCTCATGGTAATTCAATTACACACCGTGCTCACGGTTCGACAGGACAGTGTCAAGACCCAGGTAAAGTGTTTAAAGGTAAAAAAATGGCTGGTCATATGGGGCAGGTCCGTGTAACAACACAGAATATAGAGGTTGTTTCCACAGATGTTGAACGTGGTTTAATTTTGGTGCGTGGTGCTGTTTCTGGTTCCAAAGGCTCTTGGATTTTAGTGCGGGATGCCGTAAAGAAACCTCTTCCTGATAATGTGCCGAAGCCTGCTGGTATTCGTTGTATTGTGAAGGAGAAAACTGAAATGGTTGCTCCGGTGGTGATGGAAGCTTCTGAAGTTGTGGGAGCCGAGTAA
- the rplD gene encoding 50S ribosomal protein L4 gives MDLVIKTLDGNEAGKLKVSEAIFGLVPREDILQRVILWQLARRQQGTHQSQGRSDVSRTGAKMFKQKGTGRARHSSARAPQFRGGGKAHGPVTRSHAHDLPKKIRALGLRLALSAKLKAKDLIVVDALSVKDAKTKMLVSHFSKLGIDNALLIGGKEIDINFSRAASNIPNVDILPIQGINVYDILRRSKLVLSKEAVEFLEERFR, from the coding sequence ATGGATCTTGTAATTAAAACGCTTGATGGTAATGAGGCTGGTAAGTTAAAGGTTTCTGAGGCTATCTTTGGTCTTGTTCCGCGTGAGGATATTTTACAACGTGTTATTCTTTGGCAACTTGCGCGTCGTCAGCAAGGAACTCACCAGTCACAGGGGCGCTCTGATGTATCTCGAACAGGGGCAAAGATGTTTAAACAAAAAGGAACTGGGCGTGCGCGGCACTCGTCTGCTCGTGCACCGCAGTTTCGAGGCGGTGGTAAGGCACATGGTCCGGTGACGCGTAGTCATGCGCATGACCTTCCTAAGAAAATTCGTGCGCTTGGATTGCGTCTTGCTTTATCAGCAAAATTAAAGGCAAAGGATTTAATTGTTGTTGACGCATTGAGCGTTAAGGATGCTAAAACCAAAATGCTTGTTTCTCATTTTTCTAAGCTTGGGATTGATAATGCTCTTTTAATTGGTGGTAAAGAGATTGATATTAATTTTTCTCGTGCAGCATCTAATATTCCTAATGTTGATATTCTACCAATTCAAGGAATTAATGTTTATGATATTTTGCGTCGCAGCAAACTTGTTTTGTCAAAAGAAGCTGTCGAGTTTCTTGAGGAGCGTTTTAGATGA
- a CDS encoding 50S ribosomal protein L23, giving the protein MTDLRYYDVIVSPVITEKSTMISEYNQVAFNVAPKATKSEIKAAVETLFGVKVKAVNTIIRKGKVKRFKGIVGRQSNVKKAIVTLASGQSIDVSTGL; this is encoded by the coding sequence ATGACAGATCTTCGCTATTATGATGTAATTGTTAGTCCGGTTATTACTGAAAAGTCGACTATGATTTCTGAGTATAATCAGGTTGCTTTTAATGTTGCGCCGAAAGCGACGAAGTCTGAGATTAAGGCTGCTGTTGAAACCCTTTTTGGCGTTAAAGTTAAAGCAGTTAACACGATAATTCGTAAGGGTAAAGTGAAGCGTTTTAAAGGCATTGTTGGTCGTCAGAGTAATGTTAAGAAAGCGATCGTGACGTTGGCCAGTGGGCAGTCTATCGACGTTTCGACAGGTCTTTAA
- the rplB gene encoding 50S ribosomal protein L2 has protein sequence MALKHFNPTTPGQRQLVIVDRSCLYKGKSVKTLTEGLSSKGGRNNRGRVTARFQGGGHKRSYRFVDFKRLKRNISAKVERLEYDPNRTAFIALIRYEDGQLSYILAPQRLGVGDAIIAGSNVDVKPGNAMPLGNMPVGTIIHNIEMKPGKGGQIARSAGTYAQLVGRDQGMAILRLNSGEQRLVSSSCFATVGAVSNPDHGNINDGKAGRSRWRGKRPHVRGVAMNPVDHPHGGGEGRTSGGRHPVSPWGKPTKGKRTRSNKATDKFIMRTRHQRKK, from the coding sequence ATGGCACTTAAGCACTTTAATCCAACAACGCCTGGGCAACGTCAACTTGTTATTGTAGATCGTTCTTGTCTTTATAAGGGTAAGTCTGTAAAAACTCTAACTGAGGGCTTGTCATCAAAAGGTGGCCGTAATAATCGTGGTCGCGTTACTGCTCGTTTTCAGGGTGGTGGTCATAAACGCAGCTATCGGTTTGTTGACTTTAAGCGTCTTAAACGTAATATTTCTGCAAAAGTTGAGCGTTTAGAATATGATCCAAATCGCACTGCTTTTATTGCGTTAATTCGTTATGAGGACGGGCAGTTGAGTTATATTCTTGCGCCACAGCGTCTTGGTGTGGGTGATGCTATTATAGCTGGTTCTAATGTTGATGTTAAACCAGGTAACGCTATGCCGCTTGGTAATATGCCAGTGGGTACGATTATCCATAATATTGAAATGAAACCTGGAAAAGGTGGTCAGATTGCACGTTCAGCTGGCACTTACGCACAGTTGGTTGGACGAGATCAAGGGATGGCTATTCTTCGTCTTAATTCTGGAGAGCAGCGTTTGGTGTCTAGCAGCTGTTTTGCAACTGTTGGTGCTGTTTCAAATCCGGATCATGGAAATATTAATGATGGTAAGGCTGGGCGGTCACGTTGGCGTGGCAAGCGTCCACATGTTCGTGGTGTTGCTATGAATCCAGTGGATCATCCACATGGTGGTGGTGAGGGGCGTACATCAGGGGGGCGTCATCCAGTGTCTCCTTGGGGTAAGCCTACGAAAGGTAAGCGTACGCGCTCCAATAAAGCCACTGATAAGTTTATTATGCGTACGCGTCATCAGCGCAAGAAATAA
- the rpsS gene encoding 30S ribosomal protein S19: MVRSVWKGPFVDGYLLGKAEKVRASGRNEVIKIWSRRSTILPQFVGLTFGVYNGNKHIPVSVSEEMVGHKFGEFAPTRTYYGHGADKKAKRK; encoded by the coding sequence GTGGTTCGTTCAGTTTGGAAAGGTCCGTTTGTTGACGGCTATCTTCTTGGAAAAGCAGAGAAGGTACGTGCAAGTGGACGTAATGAAGTTATTAAAATATGGAGTCGTCGCTCTACTATTTTACCACAATTTGTTGGTTTAACTTTTGGTGTTTACAACGGTAATAAGCATATTCCTGTTTCTGTTTCTGAAGAGATGGTTGGACATAAGTTTGGTGAGTTTGCTCCAACTCGGACTTATTATGGGCATGGTGCAGATAAGAAAGCGAAGAGGAAGTAG